Proteins encoded within one genomic window of Tidjanibacter massiliensis:
- a CDS encoding metallophosphoesterase family protein: MKKIGIISDTHGIFDTALKGFLADVDEIWHAGDIGSAALSDEIAAFKPLRAVYGNIDDAQTRRIWPETACFACEEITVLMTHIGGYPGRYEPSFLRRIESCRPGIVITGHSHILKVMYDRRHGALHINPGAAGKYGFHKVRTAIRLEVDGSAIGSLEVGEWKK, from the coding sequence ATGAAAAAGATAGGAATCATATCGGACACGCACGGAATTTTCGATACTGCCCTGAAGGGGTTCCTTGCGGATGTGGACGAGATATGGCATGCGGGCGACATCGGTTCGGCTGCGCTCTCCGACGAAATCGCGGCCTTCAAACCGCTCCGGGCCGTTTACGGCAACATAGACGACGCCCAGACACGACGGATATGGCCGGAAACGGCGTGTTTCGCATGCGAGGAAATCACCGTACTGATGACGCACATCGGCGGCTATCCCGGTCGGTACGAACCCTCCTTCCTGCGCCGCATCGAATCGTGCCGACCCGGCATCGTCATAACGGGCCACTCGCACATTCTGAAAGTGATGTACGACCGCCGGCACGGCGCACTGCACATCAATCCCGGTGCTGCGGGCAAATACGGGTTCCACAAAGTCCGGACAGCCATCCGGCTCGAAGTAGACGGCAGTGCCATCGGCAGCCTCGAAGTGGGCGAATGGAAAAAGTAG
- the gyrA gene encoding DNA gyrase subunit A, translated as MSEETKETPAEPRIIRINIEEEMKTAYIDYSMSVIVSRALPDVRDGLKPVHRRILFDMSNELNLYSDKPHRKSARIVGDVLGKFHPHGDSSVYFAMVRMAQPWAMRYPLVDGQGNFGSMDGDSPAAMRYTEARMRKIADEVMADIGKNTVEFVNNFDDTLQEPSVLPTRIPLLLVNGSSGIAVGMATNMPPHNLSEVCDAIAAYIDNPDIEVSELAKYVKAPDFPTGGIIYGYEGVREALETGRGRIVMRARTEIEHTHSGRECIVVTEIPYQVNKAEMIRQIADMINEKKIDGISYINDESDRRGTRIVIILKSDAVASVVLNTLYKHSQLQTSFPVNNIALVNGRPVLLNLKDLIRHFVDHRHDVVERRTRYDLDQAEKRAHILRGLLIALDHIDEIISIIRGSQTPDIAKAALMERFGLSEVQAQAIIDMRLRALTGLERSKIEEEYAQLLERIEYYNRVLASREMRLGIVKDETLEIKEKYGDERRTEIVMSAEEFNPEDFYADDEMVITISHMGYIKRTPLAEYRTQHRGGVGVKASATRDEDFIEHIYVASMHDTMLFFTEKGRCYWLKVYNIPEGTRTSKGRAIQNVIQIEPDDKIRAYINVRGLDNKEYVENNYIVMCTREGIIKKTKLEAYSRPRQNGVNAITVKEGDQLIDANLTSGRADIIIAAREGKAIRFPEEKVRPIGRTGAGVRAITIEGDDRVVGMICMEPESANDILVLSENGYGKRTDLDAYRTTNRGGKGVKTMQVTEKTGKVVSIQSVSDEYDLMIITRNGTAIRTAASDIRLAGRATQGVKVINLRAGDSIASVMAVPKSEEPEGESDGTIIAAEENGGKHEE; from the coding sequence ATGTCAGAAGAAACTAAAGAGACACCCGCCGAACCGAGGATAATCCGGATAAACATCGAGGAAGAGATGAAGACCGCCTATATCGACTATTCGATGTCGGTCATCGTCTCCCGCGCGCTTCCCGACGTGCGCGACGGCCTGAAGCCCGTACACCGGCGCATCCTCTTCGATATGAGCAACGAACTGAACCTCTATTCGGACAAGCCGCACCGTAAGAGCGCCCGTATCGTCGGCGACGTGCTCGGTAAGTTCCACCCCCACGGCGACAGCTCGGTCTACTTCGCCATGGTCCGCATGGCACAGCCGTGGGCCATGCGCTACCCGCTGGTGGACGGTCAGGGTAACTTCGGTTCGATGGACGGCGACAGCCCCGCGGCCATGCGTTATACGGAGGCCCGTATGCGCAAGATAGCCGACGAGGTGATGGCAGACATCGGCAAGAATACGGTGGAATTCGTCAACAACTTCGACGATACATTGCAGGAACCCTCCGTGCTCCCCACCCGCATCCCGCTGCTGCTGGTGAACGGCTCGTCGGGCATCGCGGTGGGCATGGCCACCAACATGCCGCCCCACAACCTTTCGGAAGTATGCGACGCGATAGCAGCCTACATAGACAATCCGGACATCGAAGTCTCCGAACTGGCAAAATACGTGAAAGCTCCCGACTTTCCGACGGGAGGCATCATATACGGCTACGAAGGGGTGCGTGAGGCGCTCGAAACGGGACGCGGACGCATCGTCATGCGGGCCCGAACAGAAATAGAGCACACTCACAGCGGCCGGGAGTGCATCGTCGTGACGGAGATTCCCTATCAGGTGAACAAGGCCGAGATGATACGTCAGATTGCCGACATGATTAACGAGAAGAAAATCGACGGCATCTCGTACATCAACGACGAAAGCGACCGCCGCGGTACGCGCATCGTCATCATCCTCAAGAGCGACGCCGTGGCGAGCGTGGTACTCAACACCCTCTACAAACACTCGCAACTGCAAACCAGTTTCCCGGTAAACAACATCGCGCTGGTGAACGGCCGGCCCGTCCTGCTGAACCTGAAGGATCTCATCCGCCATTTCGTGGACCACAGGCACGACGTGGTGGAGCGCCGCACGCGCTACGACCTCGACCAGGCCGAAAAACGCGCCCATATCCTCCGTGGACTGCTCATCGCTCTCGACCACATCGACGAAATCATCTCCATCATACGGGGCTCCCAGACGCCCGACATCGCCAAGGCGGCTCTCATGGAGCGCTTCGGCCTGAGCGAGGTACAGGCACAAGCCATCATCGACATGAGGCTTCGTGCGCTGACCGGACTGGAACGCAGCAAGATAGAAGAAGAGTATGCGCAATTGCTCGAACGCATCGAGTACTACAACCGCGTGCTGGCCAGCCGCGAGATGCGCCTGGGCATCGTCAAGGACGAAACGCTGGAGATAAAGGAGAAGTACGGCGACGAACGCCGCACGGAAATCGTCATGAGTGCCGAAGAGTTCAATCCGGAAGATTTCTATGCCGACGACGAGATGGTCATCACCATTTCGCACATGGGCTATATCAAGCGCACTCCGCTGGCCGAATACCGGACGCAGCACCGGGGCGGCGTGGGCGTCAAGGCGAGCGCCACACGCGACGAAGACTTCATCGAACACATCTATGTGGCCTCGATGCACGACACGATGCTCTTCTTCACCGAAAAGGGACGCTGCTACTGGCTCAAGGTCTACAACATTCCGGAGGGAACGCGCACCTCGAAGGGACGCGCCATACAGAACGTCATCCAGATAGAACCGGACGACAAGATACGTGCTTACATCAACGTGCGCGGGCTCGACAACAAGGAGTATGTCGAGAACAACTACATCGTCATGTGTACGCGCGAAGGCATCATCAAGAAGACGAAACTGGAGGCTTACTCCCGGCCCCGCCAGAACGGCGTCAATGCCATCACCGTCAAGGAGGGCGACCAGCTCATCGACGCCAACCTGACCAGCGGCCGCGCCGACATCATTATCGCCGCCCGCGAAGGCAAGGCCATCCGGTTCCCTGAGGAGAAGGTACGCCCGATAGGCCGCACGGGAGCAGGCGTACGCGCCATCACCATCGAAGGCGACGACCGCGTAGTAGGAATGATATGCATGGAACCGGAAAGCGCCAACGACATCCTCGTACTCAGCGAGAACGGTTACGGCAAACGCACCGACCTGGATGCCTACCGCACGACCAACCGGGGCGGCAAGGGCGTCAAGACGATGCAGGTGACCGAGAAGACCGGCAAGGTGGTCTCCATCCAGTCGGTATCCGACGAATACGACCTGATGATAATCACCCGCAACGGAACGGCGATACGTACCGCTGCCTCCGACATCCGGCTGGCCGGAAGGGCTACCCAGGGGGTGAAGGTCATCAACCTCCGCGCAGGCGATTCGATAGCCTCCGTCATGGCCGTTCCCAAAAGCGAAGAGCCCGAAGGGGAGAGCGACGGAACGATAATTGCTGCGGAGGAGAACGGCGGGAAACACGAAGAGTAA
- a CDS encoding C10 family peptidase: protein MKHVLRIFAVGAALLAVACTKEQSDGERIPESFSSDSHYVNVDEARAAVETMLGSMDPETRGGAVRSITGVVTIGGPGDTRGGASDSPVYHVFSLGDGEGFALASGDDRTPPVFCITDSGTFEEIAETGNPGLGMTLLSYDINYRVAVGLPIPDEGDGMIYPGEPGYPSASAYGSGGGITDVDIDYGGGVGNNITRKTYPWELSGYKGTQVACNWGQGEPYHLMMPMISANKHAYAGCGAVAVAQILYHYGYPSSIDGYALDWNKISKHRSIYSCDTTVYPAIARLFERLNSQNYLQATVRGSSGTFTNTNRITPTFQSLGYSCVAEADYSAVSLLKAIMTDGRPVMVFGMSHRTPKYILGKVSGYDYSDGHYWVCDRVMTYKQKIETYNWSILLRTDYECLYYVHCNWGWDGSHNGYFLPNEFDAAHEPAKPDTRAVEGEENYYQFRMKMWHQIKR from the coding sequence ATGAAGCATGTGTTACGGATTTTTGCAGTGGGTGCAGCACTGCTGGCGGTTGCCTGCACGAAAGAACAGTCCGACGGGGAGCGGATACCGGAATCCTTTTCGTCCGACAGCCATTATGTGAACGTAGATGAGGCCCGTGCGGCGGTGGAGACCATGCTCGGCAGCATGGACCCGGAGACGCGGGGCGGAGCGGTACGGAGCATCACGGGAGTCGTGACGATAGGCGGGCCCGGCGATACGCGGGGCGGCGCTTCGGATTCGCCCGTTTACCACGTTTTCAGTCTCGGTGACGGAGAGGGGTTTGCTCTTGCTTCGGGTGACGACCGCACACCGCCCGTCTTCTGTATCACCGACAGCGGTACTTTCGAGGAGATAGCCGAAACGGGTAATCCCGGTCTGGGCATGACACTGCTCAGCTACGATATCAATTATCGTGTGGCGGTAGGACTGCCCATTCCCGACGAAGGGGACGGGATGATATATCCCGGCGAGCCCGGCTATCCGTCCGCTTCTGCCTATGGCAGCGGCGGTGGGATTACCGATGTCGATATCGATTACGGCGGAGGTGTGGGGAATAATATCACCCGCAAGACTTATCCGTGGGAGCTCTCCGGCTACAAGGGGACGCAGGTCGCCTGCAACTGGGGACAGGGAGAACCGTATCACCTGATGATGCCGATGATATCCGCCAACAAACACGCTTATGCCGGCTGCGGTGCGGTGGCCGTGGCGCAAATCCTTTACCATTACGGCTATCCTTCGAGCATCGACGGTTATGCCTTGGACTGGAATAAGATAAGCAAGCATAGAAGTATTTATAGTTGCGATACGACTGTCTATCCGGCAATTGCCCGTCTGTTCGAGAGGCTTAATTCCCAAAATTATTTGCAGGCAACCGTCAGGGGGAGCAGTGGAACATTTACTAATACGAATCGGATAACGCCTACTTTTCAGTCATTGGGGTATTCGTGTGTAGCGGAAGCCGATTACAGTGCGGTATCGCTTTTGAAAGCTATTATGACAGACGGAAGACCAGTCATGGTGTTCGGCATGTCGCATCGGACACCGAAATATATTTTAGGGAAAGTGTCCGGCTATGATTATTCTGATGGACATTATTGGGTTTGCGACCGGGTAATGACCTACAAACAGAAAATAGAGACCTACAATTGGAGTATCCTGCTGCGGACGGATTACGAATGCCTTTACTATGTCCATTGCAACTGGGGATGGGACGGAAGTCACAACGGGTATTTCCTTCCTAATGAATTCGATGCAGCTCATGAGCCTGCGAAACCCGATACGCGTGCGGTGGAGGGCGAGGAGAACTATTACCAGTTTCGTATGAAAATGTGGCACCAGATAAAACGATGA
- a CDS encoding tetratricopeptide repeat protein, which yields MKRILMLAAAAICLCGPSLSAQQVTINEKSLLNKIERSDADIANPKKSGKASTWIHRGEVFYEVATAVSKHLYDGIDVVTLTTLFGEPTAAEVVELNGKVYTKGIFPYMDIYLDELAIPVAWIMTKEIYPGALQKSVEAYEKAYELDGNNQKTAEKVNEGLKQAYDEYSKTGALYFPLGMYEEAGNMFISAYEVAQMPGATISEADLYSLLHDAGLAFMLAQKYPQSIEYLTAAEKISAGNADISDPEIYYLIYHAYRGNAMADPNAIQTAKQYLEKGMAMYPTDSKIIESLSEAYVFLGENPDNILTIVQQAAESDPTNADMWSALGVLYVSNNEYDKAIEAFTKMAELVPDSYVANNNLGIVYIKQAEAILEDVNSRAATFATQDEYDAELNKAFQVYAKAVPYLEKAYASDPTNVGTVELLKNVTFRIRDLDGMMAKYEKYNALFKSMTGGAQ from the coding sequence ATGAAGCGCATATTGATGCTGGCGGCTGCCGCAATCTGTCTTTGCGGTCCGTCGCTCTCCGCACAGCAGGTGACTATCAACGAAAAGAGCCTGCTGAACAAGATAGAGCGTTCCGACGCCGATATCGCCAACCCGAAGAAATCGGGCAAGGCCTCTACATGGATACACCGCGGCGAAGTATTCTACGAAGTTGCGACGGCAGTATCCAAGCACCTTTACGACGGCATCGACGTTGTCACGCTTACCACCCTGTTCGGCGAACCTACCGCTGCCGAGGTCGTGGAGCTCAACGGCAAGGTCTATACCAAGGGCATATTCCCGTACATGGACATCTACCTCGACGAGCTAGCCATACCGGTAGCGTGGATAATGACCAAGGAGATATATCCCGGTGCACTCCAAAAGTCGGTAGAAGCGTATGAAAAAGCCTACGAACTCGACGGGAACAATCAGAAAACTGCCGAGAAAGTGAACGAAGGGCTCAAACAGGCATACGACGAGTATTCCAAGACGGGAGCCCTCTATTTCCCGCTCGGCATGTACGAAGAGGCCGGCAACATGTTCATCAGCGCCTACGAAGTGGCCCAGATGCCCGGAGCCACCATCTCCGAGGCCGACCTCTATTCCCTGCTGCACGACGCAGGCCTGGCCTTCATGCTCGCCCAGAAGTACCCCCAGAGCATCGAATACCTGACGGCAGCCGAAAAAATCAGCGCCGGCAATGCCGACATTTCGGACCCCGAAATATACTACCTGATATACCACGCCTACCGAGGCAACGCCATGGCCGACCCGAATGCAATACAGACTGCCAAGCAATACCTGGAAAAGGGCATGGCCATGTATCCGACGGATTCCAAAATCATCGAAAGCCTCTCGGAAGCATACGTATTCCTCGGAGAGAACCCCGACAACATACTCACCATCGTCCAGCAAGCGGCCGAAAGCGACCCGACCAACGCCGACATGTGGAGCGCGCTGGGGGTACTGTATGTCTCCAACAACGAATACGACAAGGCGATAGAGGCATTCACCAAGATGGCCGAACTCGTCCCCGACAGCTATGTAGCGAACAACAACCTCGGCATCGTCTATATCAAGCAGGCCGAAGCCATCCTCGAAGACGTCAATTCGCGCGCCGCTACTTTCGCTACGCAGGACGAATACGATGCGGAACTCAACAAGGCATTCCAGGTATATGCCAAAGCGGTTCCCTATCTCGAAAAGGCCTATGCGAGCGACCCGACCAACGTGGGCACCGTGGAACTGCTCAAGAACGTCACGTTCCGCATCCGCGACCTGGACGGCATGATGGCCAAGTACGAAAAATACAACGCCCTCTTCAAATCCATGACCGGCGGAGCCCAGTAA